In Lotus japonicus ecotype B-129 chromosome 5, LjGifu_v1.2, one genomic interval encodes:
- the LOC130717683 gene encoding elongation factor 1-alpha, whose protein sequence is MGKEKVHINIVVIGHVDSGKSTTTGHLIYKLGGIDKRVIERFEKEAAEMNKRSFKYAWVLDKLKAERERGITIDIALWKFETTKYYCTVIDAPGHRDFIKNMITGTSQADCAVLIIDSTTGGFEAGISKDGQTREHALLAFTLGVKQMICCCNKMDATTPKYSKARYEEIVKEVSSYLKKVGYNPDKIPFVPISGFEGDNMIERSTNLDWYKGPTLLEALDQINEPKRPSDKPLRLPLQDVYKIGGIGTVPVGRVETGLIKPGMVVTFGPTGLTTEVKSVEMHHEALQEALPGDNVGFNVKNVAVKDLKRGFVASNSKDDPAKEAANFTSQVIIMNHPGQIGNGYAPVLDCHTSHIAVKFGEILTKIDRRSGKEIEKEPKFLKNGDAGMVKMLPTKPMVVETFSEYPPLGRFAVRDMRQTVAVGVIKSVEKKDPTGAKVTKAAAKKK, encoded by the exons ATGGGAAAAGAGAAGGTTCATATCAACATTGTGGTCATTGGACATGTCGACTCCGGCAAGTCCACCACCACTGGCCACTTGATCTACAAGCTTGGAGGTATTGACAAGCGTGTGATCGAGAGGTTTGAGAAGGAGGCCGCTGAGATGAACAAGAGGTCGTTCAAGTATGCGTGGGTTCTTGACAAATTGAAGGCTGAGCGTGAAAGAGGTATCACCATTGATATCGCTCTGTGGAAGTTTGAGACCACCAAGTACTACTGCACAGTTATTGATGCTCCCGGCCACAGGGATTTCATCAAGAACATGATTACTGGAACTTCACAGGCTGACTGTGCTGTGCTCATCATTGACTCCACCACTGGTGGTTTTGAAGCTGGTATCTCTAAGGATGGACAGACCCGTGAGCATGCTCTCCTCGCTTTCACTCTTGGTGTGAAGCAGATGATCTGTTGTTGTAACAAG ATGGATGCTACCACCCCCAAGTACTCAAAGGCTAGGTATGAAGAAATCGTGAAGGAAGTCTCTTCCTACTTGAAGAAGGTTGGGTACAACCCTGACAAAATCCCCTTTGTTCCCATCTCTGGGTTCGAGGGAGACAACATGATTGAGAGGTCAACCAACCTTGACTGGTACAAGGGACCAACCCTTCTTGAGGCTCTTGACCAGATCAACGAGCCCAAGAGGCCCTCAGACAAGCCACTCAGGTTGCCCCTTCAGGACGTGTACAAGATTGGAGGCATTGGAACTGTGCCTGTGGGACGTGTTGAGACTGGTCTCATCAAGCCTGGTATGGTTGTGACTTTTGGCCCAACTGGTCTGACCACTGAAGTTAAGTCTGTTGAGATGCACCATGAAGCCCTTCAGGAGGCTCTTCCCGGTGACAATGTGGGATTTAATGTTAAGAATGTTGCTGTGAAGGATCTCAAGCGTGGGTTTGTTGCCTCAAACTCCAAGGATGACCCTGCTAAGGAAGCTGCCAACTTCACCTCCCAGGTCATCATCATGAACCACCCTGGCCAGATCGGCAATGGCTATGCCCCAGTCCTTGATTGCCATACTTCCCACATTGCTGTGAAGTTCGGTGAAATCCTGACCAAGATTGACAGGCGATCTGGTAAGGAGATTGAGAAGGAGCCCAAGTTTTTGAAGAATGGTGATGCTGGTATGGTTAAGATGCTTCCCACCAAGCCTATGGTTGTTGAAACTTTCTCTGAGTATCCTCCCCTTGGTCGTTTTGCTGTGAGGGACATGAGACAGACTGTTGCTGTTGGTGTCATCAAGAGCGTGGAGAAGAAGGACCCAACTGGAGCCAAGGTCACCAAGGCTGCTGCCAAGAAGAAGTGA